From Pseudomonas sp. B21-028, one genomic window encodes:
- a CDS encoding capsular biosynthesis protein → MVELLHQGSKAWPDGMGGRACYRSVHVAKNRCGILLRLFIRGIRSKLPIFGHSMTKMLFLSLAKHQGLYFNRLLNETELQGKVVTPAQMPWPMLSGVSRVVSNIDWTSLIEEKCAERRVKNKSSGGLYRLLLRLELFWIALRAQALLNRERPDVLAFWNGSHRYCRLLVALKPAACKTFFFENGLLPDTTTVDPKGVNFLNSVPREAGFYLNYPYSLPESQNTPVLIPRAPRSAGPAPIALPAQFVFIPFQDDRDSQVRLFSPWVRNMREIFALGERLATEAGLTVVFKEHPSSRETYPELHARTHDRLLFANGNATQQLIEASQFVVTINSTVGLESVLLDKPVLTLGHAFFNVPGLVMHADSADQLVELARAFPRWSLNGQLRRNFLHYLSEHYCIKGGWKNADQEQLQRVARRMLGEVQCQGE, encoded by the coding sequence ATGGTCGAGCTTTTGCATCAAGGCTCCAAGGCTTGGCCTGATGGAATGGGCGGCCGAGCATGTTACCGCAGTGTGCATGTCGCAAAAAACCGCTGTGGTATACTGTTGCGCCTTTTTATAAGAGGCATTCGCTCGAAGCTGCCTATTTTTGGACACTCCATGACGAAAATGCTTTTCCTTTCCTTGGCCAAGCATCAGGGCCTGTACTTCAATCGTCTCCTCAATGAGACCGAGCTTCAAGGTAAAGTCGTTACTCCAGCCCAGATGCCATGGCCCATGTTGTCTGGAGTGTCTCGGGTTGTTTCGAACATCGACTGGACCTCCCTGATCGAGGAAAAATGCGCAGAGCGGCGTGTCAAGAACAAGAGCAGCGGCGGCCTCTATCGTCTGTTGCTACGGCTTGAACTGTTCTGGATTGCGCTACGCGCCCAAGCTTTACTCAATCGGGAGCGCCCCGATGTGCTGGCGTTCTGGAACGGATCACACCGTTACTGCCGTCTGCTAGTGGCCCTAAAGCCTGCGGCATGCAAGACGTTCTTTTTCGAGAATGGGCTGCTGCCCGACACCACCACTGTAGATCCCAAGGGCGTGAACTTCCTTAACTCGGTTCCCCGCGAGGCCGGCTTTTATCTGAACTACCCGTATTCGTTGCCGGAAAGCCAGAACACACCAGTACTTATCCCTCGGGCGCCTCGAAGCGCTGGTCCGGCTCCGATTGCTTTGCCGGCGCAGTTTGTCTTCATTCCGTTCCAGGATGATCGCGACAGCCAGGTCCGGCTGTTCTCGCCCTGGGTTCGGAACATGCGTGAAATTTTCGCGCTGGGCGAGCGTCTGGCCACCGAAGCAGGGTTGACCGTGGTGTTCAAGGAGCATCCTTCCAGTCGAGAGACATATCCAGAATTGCACGCACGCACCCACGATCGCCTGCTGTTCGCCAACGGCAATGCCACCCAGCAGTTGATTGAGGCCAGCCAGTTCGTGGTCACAATTAATTCGACGGTGGGCCTGGAAAGTGTGCTGCTGGACAAGCCAGTGCTTACTCTCGGTCATGCGTTTTTCAATGTGCCGGGGCTGGTGATGCACGCCGACAGCGCCGACCAGTTGGTGGAGCTGGCGCGGGCATTTCCCCGGTGGTCACTCAACGGGCAACTGCGCCGCAACTTCCTGCATTACCTGTCCGAGCATTACTGCATCAAGGGCGGTTGGAAGAACGCCGATCAGGAGCAGTTGCAACGGGTCGCTCGTCGCATGCTGGGAGAAGTTCAATGTCAGGGCGAGTAA
- a CDS encoding O-antigen ligase, translated as MINKNALAIWASTGLLVMLCGAWVLPSNKLYHQLMIFLLWVPALLALIHRDFRLMLKGPECMLFALFAAWTIAVVMVEGGDNTLSKVKVTLYVVLTLTGVLLAAQNRLWRLESMLLYASILGGFFAAVSWIYFYGISVQPWRGRVIAIGLWNTPIMAAHAVGALAILGIFTLQTRRFKPLIMALLLVPVLGYALFLGFNQTRGVWIALGVCLLVMGGARPSRLGGVLIFLVILGVVGVAALRPELLLQRGVSYRPQLWQGGLQLMLDHRVMGVGFTEYQIFIPELGRAFKHPHNLFLDTGVRLGVPGLLLFGCLWLAAGWRGWVCRAQPLGQALLALWAFSSTSLLTDGIGLWLKPNADWLVTWLPIALSFVLAARGSAAPQEPVLQNGTT; from the coding sequence TTGATCAACAAGAACGCATTAGCGATTTGGGCGTCAACAGGTCTCCTTGTAATGCTCTGTGGTGCCTGGGTGCTGCCCAGTAACAAGCTTTACCACCAACTGATGATCTTTCTGTTGTGGGTTCCCGCCTTGTTGGCGTTGATACATAGGGACTTTCGCTTAATGTTAAAAGGGCCCGAGTGCATGCTCTTTGCCCTGTTTGCGGCCTGGACGATTGCCGTGGTCATGGTTGAAGGAGGCGACAATACCTTGAGCAAGGTCAAGGTAACCCTTTACGTCGTCTTGACTTTAACGGGCGTACTGCTGGCAGCCCAGAACCGTTTATGGCGGCTTGAGTCCATGTTGCTATATGCGTCAATACTGGGTGGCTTTTTTGCAGCCGTTTCCTGGATTTACTTCTACGGCATATCCGTCCAGCCGTGGCGCGGCCGTGTAATCGCCATTGGTTTATGGAACACGCCCATCATGGCCGCCCATGCGGTGGGGGCTCTGGCGATCTTGGGAATTTTTACCCTGCAAACCCGTCGCTTCAAGCCGCTGATCATGGCGCTGCTGCTGGTTCCGGTGCTGGGTTATGCGCTGTTCCTGGGCTTCAACCAGACCCGCGGCGTGTGGATCGCTCTTGGGGTGTGCCTGTTGGTAATGGGGGGCGCGCGTCCGTCCCGGTTGGGCGGTGTGCTGATCTTTCTAGTGATCCTCGGGGTGGTGGGGGTGGCAGCATTGCGACCGGAGCTTTTGTTGCAGCGTGGCGTGTCTTATCGACCTCAGTTGTGGCAAGGCGGTCTTCAGTTGATGCTCGATCATCGGGTGATGGGGGTAGGATTCACCGAGTACCAGATATTTATTCCGGAGCTCGGTAGGGCGTTCAAACATCCTCACAACCTCTTCCTCGACACCGGCGTGCGCCTTGGCGTACCGGGCCTGCTATTGTTCGGCTGCCTGTGGCTGGCGGCTGGCTGGCGCGGCTGGGTTTGCCGCGCACAGCCGTTGGGTCAAGCGTTACTGGCGCTTTGGGCTTTTTCCTCTACATCGCTGTTAACCGACGGCATCGGACTGTGGCTCAAGCCCAATGCGGACTGGCTGGTTACTTGGTTGCCGATCGCCCTGAGCTTCGTGTTGGCGGCCCGTGGATCTGCCGCCCCCCAGGAACCTGTACTACAAAACGGGACGACCTGA